Proteins from a genomic interval of Polyodon spathula isolate WHYD16114869_AA chromosome 1, ASM1765450v1, whole genome shotgun sequence:
- the LOC121315202 gene encoding transmembrane emp24 domain-containing protein 7-like — translation MYGANMGVLLQVLWAQLLMGWARGSELTFELPDNAKQCFYEEITIGTKCTLEFQVVTGGHYDVDCRLEDPEGNVLYKEMKKQYDSFTFTAARNGSYKFCFSNEFSTFTHKTVYFDFQVGEDPPLFPNENRVTALTQMESACVSIHEGLKSVIDYQTHFRLGEAQGRSRAEDLNTRVAFWSIGEAVILLIVSIGQVVLLRSFFSDRKTTTTRVGS, via the exons ATGTACGGTGCTAATATGGGAGTGCTCCTGCAGGTGCTGTGGGCCCAGCTCCTGATGGGGTGGGCGCGGGGCTCCGAGCTTACGTTTGAGCTCCCAGACAACGCCAAGCAGTGCTTCTACGAGGAAATCACAATTGGGACCAAGTGTACCCTGGAGTTCCAG GTTGTCACTGGAGGTCATTACGATGTGGATTGTCGTCTTGAAGACCCAGAGGGAAACGTCCTCTATAAGGAAATGAAAAAGCAGTATGACAGCTTTACTTTCACTGCAGCAAGGAATGGGTCTTATAAATTCTGTTTTAGCAATGAGTTCTCCACCTTCACTCACAAGACTGTCTACTTTGACTTCCAAGTTGGAGAAGATCCTCCTCTGTTTCCCAATGAGAACAGAGTTACTGCATTGACTCAG ATGGAGTCTGCTTGCGTTTCAATTCACGAAGGCTTGAAGTCTGTTATCGACTATCAGACCCACTTTCGCCTGGGGGAAGCTCAAGGACGTAGCCGTGCAGAGGACCTGAACACCAGAGTAGCTTTCTGGTCCATCGGAGAAGCAGTTATCCTTCTAATTGTTAGCATTGGCCAGGTGGTCCTCCTAAGGAGCTTTTTCTCAGACAGGAAAACCACCACAACCCGTGTTGGATCCTAA